A window of Photobacterium sp. GJ3 contains these coding sequences:
- a CDS encoding LysR family transcriptional regulator, with amino-acid sequence MDWITCTKSFVTVVEQGSLAQAASTLNTSSSALSKRLSWLEKQLGVQLLKRTTRNLTVTDAGKVFYRRSVHLLDDWQQILAETTSTYGEVRGVLRIGAPLATGSRVLVHYLDEFLKTYPNIQVELHTVTPGQLPDLNLDVFISRELTDFNSTSYIATRLFSFQAGFYAAPGYLEDWPLIESPEQLTQHNCLLFGSHGHEQEHIFENNRRLRLRGNFTTQNPEALVAAAVAGMGLILVGENTVKRELSNGLLVPVLPELKQPLNAAYAYYPKLNYNHTKTKLFIDFIKQKAGATG; translated from the coding sequence ATGGACTGGATCACCTGCACCAAAAGTTTTGTCACCGTTGTGGAACAGGGTTCACTGGCACAGGCCGCGAGCACCCTGAATACCTCCAGTTCCGCATTGTCGAAACGACTGTCATGGCTGGAGAAACAATTGGGGGTGCAATTACTCAAACGGACCACCCGGAATCTGACGGTCACGGATGCAGGGAAAGTTTTCTACCGGCGCAGTGTTCATCTGCTGGATGACTGGCAACAGATTCTGGCAGAAACCACCTCGACCTATGGCGAAGTCCGCGGTGTGCTGCGGATCGGCGCGCCTCTGGCAACCGGCAGCCGGGTACTGGTGCACTATCTGGATGAATTTCTGAAAACCTATCCCAATATTCAGGTCGAACTGCATACAGTCACGCCGGGACAACTGCCGGATCTCAATCTGGACGTGTTTATCAGCCGGGAACTGACCGACTTCAATTCCACCAGCTATATCGCCACCCGGCTCTTCAGTTTTCAGGCGGGATTTTATGCCGCACCCGGTTATCTGGAAGACTGGCCTTTGATTGAAAGCCCGGAGCAACTCACCCAGCACAATTGCCTGTTATTTGGCAGTCACGGTCATGAGCAGGAACATATCTTCGAAAATAACCGCCGGCTGCGACTGCGTGGTAATTTCACCACTCAGAACCCGGAAGCGTTAGTCGCTGCGGCCGTTGCGGGCATGGGATTGATTCTGGTCGGAGAAAATACAGTGAAGCGGGAATTGAGTAATGGTTTGCTGGTGCCGGTATTACCTGAACTGAAACAGCCGCTGAACGCAGCGTATGCTTATTACCCCAAGCTCAATTACAACCACACCAAAACCAAATTATTTATTGATTTCATCAAGCAAAAAGCAGGCGCAACAGGTTGA